Proteins encoded together in one Coffea arabica cultivar ET-39 chromosome 2c, Coffea Arabica ET-39 HiFi, whole genome shotgun sequence window:
- the LOC113725719 gene encoding phosphatidylinositol-3-phosphatase myotubularin-1 isoform X1, whose translation MDLPRTRVGRSTSLRDPSDTRFTDSDKIEGAGSWETLEWTKIEPVSRSVPQGLQGFLLEAERVIVEGCGVVLVNTDEAGTLFVTNFRLLFLSDGSRNVIALGTIPLATIEKFNKIVMKLPAAPRQTDRSPSRRLLQVIGKDMRIIVFGFRPRTKQRRAVYDALLRCTKPLRIWDLYAFASGPSTFTNSDPKVRLLDEYFRLLGLSSYHASTRMIEDGSFTLSNELWRISSLNSSYTMCPTYPFALLIPRSTSDEELLQASTFRGRCRLPVITWCNRDTGAVLARSAQPLVGIMMNMRSNADEKLVAALCTQIFGSREQRRKLYIADARPRKNALANGAMGGGSESSSNYFQSEIVFFGIDNIHAMRESLVRLRDYLDTHGSTSSDGMSSFLRHGGWTWGGGNLSSMSASVSTLGDSGWLIHVQSVLAGSAWIAARVALESASVLVHCSDGWDRTTQLVSLASLLLDPYYRTIKGFQALVEKDWLAFGHPFADRAGMPSLSGSGSMPFELSRQSSTGSFSSSPSRQASGSFTSQAPATSHTQNNYSPIFLQWVDCVSQLLRLYPLAFEFSSGFLVDLLDSILSCRFGNFLCNSEKERQQAGISDSCGCLWVYMADMRASHGGYHVHYNPFYEPSKHNGPLLPPAAALAPTVWPQFHLRWACPMESQAGELEAQCRNMSKRFTELQKAKEETDARVKETTATMESLAAELRNEKVISTSAKELASRATRESAAIKRALQSLGCKVHFSGDGDRTVGIESNPTEIPQKSVYFSSKEESAGSGVSNEKSELSVSVTVLADDVSNNPINRFCESLCPLHTREGGCRWPDAACAQFGSQFVGLKANFDAFDRLSIYDRYFQPE comes from the exons ATGGACCTGCCCAGGACTCGGGTGGGACGATCCACCTCACTTCGTGACCCTTCCGACACTCGATTCACTGACTCCGATAAAATTGAAGGCGCTGGTAGCTGGGAAACCCTTGAATGGACTAAAATTGAG CCTGTTTCGAGGTCGGTTCCACAAGGACTGCAAGGTTTCTTGCTCGAAGCTGAACGTGTTATCGTAGAG GGATGTGGTGTTGTTCTTGTTAATACTGATGAGGCAGGGACCTTGTTTGTGACGAACTTTCGTCTTCTTTTCCTG AGTGATGGTTCGAGGAATGTAATTGCACTTGGAACCATACCTTTGGCAACAATTGAGAAATTCAACAAGATT GTTATGAAGCTTCCAGCAGCTCCTAGGCAAACTGACAGGAGTCCTTCCCGCCGACTGCTTCAGGTCATTG GCAAGGATATGAGAATAATTGTTTTTGGTTTTCGGCCTCGAACAAAGCAG AGGCGTGCTGTATATGATGCATTATTGAGGTGCACAAAGCCATTAAGGATTTGGGATCTTTATGCTTTTGCTTCTGGCCCTTCCACATTCACTAACAGCGATCCTAAAGTGCGGTTATTGGATGAGTATTTCCGGCTTCTAGGTCTGAGTTCGTATCATGCTTCAACAAGAATGATTGAAGATGGGTCATTCACTTTGTCCAATGAGTTGTGGAGGATCAGCAGTCTGAATTCAAGTTATACTATGTGTCCTACCTATCCATTTGCATTGCTGATCCCAAGATCTACAAG TGATGAAGAATTGCTGCAGGCTAGTACATTCCGTGGGCGGTGTCGGTTGCCTGTTATTACTTGGTGTAACCGAG ATACAGGTGCTGTACTGGCGAGATCAGCTCAACCTCTTGTTGGCATTATGATGAATATGAGGAG CAATGCTGATGAGAAGCTAGTAGCTGCACTGTGCACTCAAATTTTTGGATCAAGGGAGCAGCGAAG GAAGCTGTACATTGCCGATGCAAGGCCTCGTAAGAATGCTTTAGCAAATGGAGCCATGGGGGGTGGATCAGAGTCATCTTCTAATTATTTTCAATCTGAG ATTGTTTTTTTCGGGATAGATAACATACATGCAATGAGGGAGAGTCTTGTTCGACTAAGAGACTACCTGGATACGCATGGTTCCACTTCATCCGATGGAATGTCATCATTTTTG AGGCACGGGGGATGGACTTGGGGAGGTGGTAACCTTAGTAGTATGTCTGCCTCAGTTTCAACGCTTGGAGACAGCGGTTGGTTAATACATGTCCAGAGTGTCTTGGCTGGTTCTGCTTGGATTGCAGCACGTGTCGCTTTGGAATCAGCATCAGTTCTTGTTCACTGCAG TGATGGATGGGATAGAACCACTCAGTTGGTCTCACTCGCCAGTTTATTGCTTGATCCATACTATCGGACAATTAAAGGTTTTCAG GCACTTGTGGAAAAAGATTGGCTAGCATTTGGCCACCCATTTGCAGATCGTGCTGGAATGCCATCTCTATCTGGAAGTGGCAGCATGCCTTTTGAGTTGTCTCGTCAGTCTTCCACAGGGAGCTTCTCTTCATCACCCTCACGCCAAGCATCAGGGTCATTTACATCTCAAGCTCCAGCTACATCACATACACAGAATAATTATTCACCTATCTTTTTGCAG TGGGTTGATTGTGTTTCACAGTTGTTACGGCTGTATCCACTTGCCTTCGAGTTCTCCTCA GGATTCCTAGTGGACTTATTGGATTCTATCCTTTCATGCCGTTTTGGAAACTTCTTGTGCAACAG TGAGAAGGAAAGGCAGCAAGCTGGTATTTCTGATTCCTGTGGCTGCTTATGGGTGTACATGGCTGATATGAGAGCTTCGCATGGAGGTTATCATGTGCATTACAATCCTTTCTATGAACCATCTAAACACAATGGTCCACTACTACCACCTGCAGCGGCTTTGGCCCCAACAGTTTGGCCACAGTTCCACCTTCGATGGGCTTGCCCAATGGAGTCTCAGGCTGGAGAGCTTGAAGCACAATGTCGGAACATGAGTAAAAGGTTTACTGAATTGCAGAAG GCAAAAGAAGAGACTGATGCAAGAGTTAAAGAAACCACTGCTACTATGGAGTCCTTGGCTGCTGAGTTGCGGAATGAGAAGGTCATCAGTACATCAGCAAAGGAGTTGGCCAGCCGGGCCACCAGGGAGAGTGCAGCAATAAAGCGCGCACTACAATCACTGGGGTGTAAAGTGCACTTCTCTGGAGATGGTGACCGCACTGTTGGCATTGAAAGTAATCCAACTGAAATTCCTCAAAAATCTGTGTACTTTTCATCTAAGGAGGAATCAGCTGGTAGTGGTGTCAGTAATGAGAAATCAGAGCTCTCTGTTTCGGTCACCGTTTTGGCAGATGATGTTTCCAATAATCCAATTAACCGATTTTGTGAATCTTTATGTCCATTACATACTAGGGAGGGAGGTTGCAGATGGCCTGATGCTGCCTGTGCTCAATTTGGGAGTCAATTTGTTGGATtaaaagcaaattttgatgcGTTTGATCGGCTGTCTATATATGATAGGTATTTCCAGCCAGAGTAG
- the LOC113725719 gene encoding phosphatidylinositol-3-phosphatase myotubularin-1 isoform X4, whose protein sequence is MRIIVFGFRPRTKQRRAVYDALLRCTKPLRIWDLYAFASGPSTFTNSDPKVRLLDEYFRLLGLSSYHASTRMIEDGSFTLSNELWRISSLNSSYTMCPTYPFALLIPRSTSDEELLQASTFRGRCRLPVITWCNRDTGAVLARSAQPLVGIMMNMRSNADEKLVAALCTQIFGSREQRRKLYIADARPRKNALANGAMGGGSESSSNYFQSEIVFFGIDNIHAMRESLVRLRDYLDTHGSTSSDGMSSFLRHGGWTWGGGNLSSMSASVSTLGDSGWLIHVQSVLAGSAWIAARVALESASVLVHCSDGWDRTTQLVSLASLLLDPYYRTIKGFQALVEKDWLAFGHPFADRAGMPSLSGSGSMPFELSRQSSTGSFSSSPSRQASGSFTSQAPATSHTQNNYSPIFLQWVDCVSQLLRLYPLAFEFSSGFLVDLLDSILSCRFGNFLCNSEKERQQAGISDSCGCLWVYMADMRASHGGYHVHYNPFYEPSKHNGPLLPPAAALAPTVWPQFHLRWACPMESQAGELEAQCRNMSKRFTELQKAKEETDARVKETTATMESLAAELRNEKVISTSAKELASRATRESAAIKRALQSLGCKVHFSGDGDRTVGIESNPTEIPQKSVYFSSKEESAGSGVSNEKSELSVSVTVLADDVSNNPINRFCESLCPLHTREGGCRWPDAACAQFGSQFVGLKANFDAFDRLSIYDRYFQPE, encoded by the exons ATGAGAATAATTGTTTTTGGTTTTCGGCCTCGAACAAAGCAG AGGCGTGCTGTATATGATGCATTATTGAGGTGCACAAAGCCATTAAGGATTTGGGATCTTTATGCTTTTGCTTCTGGCCCTTCCACATTCACTAACAGCGATCCTAAAGTGCGGTTATTGGATGAGTATTTCCGGCTTCTAGGTCTGAGTTCGTATCATGCTTCAACAAGAATGATTGAAGATGGGTCATTCACTTTGTCCAATGAGTTGTGGAGGATCAGCAGTCTGAATTCAAGTTATACTATGTGTCCTACCTATCCATTTGCATTGCTGATCCCAAGATCTACAAG TGATGAAGAATTGCTGCAGGCTAGTACATTCCGTGGGCGGTGTCGGTTGCCTGTTATTACTTGGTGTAACCGAG ATACAGGTGCTGTACTGGCGAGATCAGCTCAACCTCTTGTTGGCATTATGATGAATATGAGGAG CAATGCTGATGAGAAGCTAGTAGCTGCACTGTGCACTCAAATTTTTGGATCAAGGGAGCAGCGAAG GAAGCTGTACATTGCCGATGCAAGGCCTCGTAAGAATGCTTTAGCAAATGGAGCCATGGGGGGTGGATCAGAGTCATCTTCTAATTATTTTCAATCTGAG ATTGTTTTTTTCGGGATAGATAACATACATGCAATGAGGGAGAGTCTTGTTCGACTAAGAGACTACCTGGATACGCATGGTTCCACTTCATCCGATGGAATGTCATCATTTTTG AGGCACGGGGGATGGACTTGGGGAGGTGGTAACCTTAGTAGTATGTCTGCCTCAGTTTCAACGCTTGGAGACAGCGGTTGGTTAATACATGTCCAGAGTGTCTTGGCTGGTTCTGCTTGGATTGCAGCACGTGTCGCTTTGGAATCAGCATCAGTTCTTGTTCACTGCAG TGATGGATGGGATAGAACCACTCAGTTGGTCTCACTCGCCAGTTTATTGCTTGATCCATACTATCGGACAATTAAAGGTTTTCAG GCACTTGTGGAAAAAGATTGGCTAGCATTTGGCCACCCATTTGCAGATCGTGCTGGAATGCCATCTCTATCTGGAAGTGGCAGCATGCCTTTTGAGTTGTCTCGTCAGTCTTCCACAGGGAGCTTCTCTTCATCACCCTCACGCCAAGCATCAGGGTCATTTACATCTCAAGCTCCAGCTACATCACATACACAGAATAATTATTCACCTATCTTTTTGCAG TGGGTTGATTGTGTTTCACAGTTGTTACGGCTGTATCCACTTGCCTTCGAGTTCTCCTCA GGATTCCTAGTGGACTTATTGGATTCTATCCTTTCATGCCGTTTTGGAAACTTCTTGTGCAACAG TGAGAAGGAAAGGCAGCAAGCTGGTATTTCTGATTCCTGTGGCTGCTTATGGGTGTACATGGCTGATATGAGAGCTTCGCATGGAGGTTATCATGTGCATTACAATCCTTTCTATGAACCATCTAAACACAATGGTCCACTACTACCACCTGCAGCGGCTTTGGCCCCAACAGTTTGGCCACAGTTCCACCTTCGATGGGCTTGCCCAATGGAGTCTCAGGCTGGAGAGCTTGAAGCACAATGTCGGAACATGAGTAAAAGGTTTACTGAATTGCAGAAG GCAAAAGAAGAGACTGATGCAAGAGTTAAAGAAACCACTGCTACTATGGAGTCCTTGGCTGCTGAGTTGCGGAATGAGAAGGTCATCAGTACATCAGCAAAGGAGTTGGCCAGCCGGGCCACCAGGGAGAGTGCAGCAATAAAGCGCGCACTACAATCACTGGGGTGTAAAGTGCACTTCTCTGGAGATGGTGACCGCACTGTTGGCATTGAAAGTAATCCAACTGAAATTCCTCAAAAATCTGTGTACTTTTCATCTAAGGAGGAATCAGCTGGTAGTGGTGTCAGTAATGAGAAATCAGAGCTCTCTGTTTCGGTCACCGTTTTGGCAGATGATGTTTCCAATAATCCAATTAACCGATTTTGTGAATCTTTATGTCCATTACATACTAGGGAGGGAGGTTGCAGATGGCCTGATGCTGCCTGTGCTCAATTTGGGAGTCAATTTGTTGGATtaaaagcaaattttgatgcGTTTGATCGGCTGTCTATATATGATAGGTATTTCCAGCCAGAGTAG
- the LOC113725719 gene encoding phosphatidylinositol-3-phosphatase myotubularin-1 isoform X2 — protein MDLPRTRVGRSTSLRDPSDTRFTDSDKIEGAGSWETLEWTKIEPVSRSVPQGLQGFLLEAERVIVEGCGVVLVNTDEAGTLFVTNFRLLFLSDGSRNVIALGTIPLATIEKFNKIVMKLPAAPRQTDRSPSRRLLQVIGKDMRIIVFGFRPRTKQRRAVYDALLRCTKPLRIWDLYAFASGPSTFTNSDPKVRLLDEYFRLLGLSSYHASTRMIEDGSFTLSNELWRISSLNSSYTMCPTYPFALLIPRSTSDEELLQASTFRGRCRLPVITWCNRGAVLARSAQPLVGIMMNMRSNADEKLVAALCTQIFGSREQRRKLYIADARPRKNALANGAMGGGSESSSNYFQSEIVFFGIDNIHAMRESLVRLRDYLDTHGSTSSDGMSSFLRHGGWTWGGGNLSSMSASVSTLGDSGWLIHVQSVLAGSAWIAARVALESASVLVHCSDGWDRTTQLVSLASLLLDPYYRTIKGFQALVEKDWLAFGHPFADRAGMPSLSGSGSMPFELSRQSSTGSFSSSPSRQASGSFTSQAPATSHTQNNYSPIFLQWVDCVSQLLRLYPLAFEFSSGFLVDLLDSILSCRFGNFLCNSEKERQQAGISDSCGCLWVYMADMRASHGGYHVHYNPFYEPSKHNGPLLPPAAALAPTVWPQFHLRWACPMESQAGELEAQCRNMSKRFTELQKAKEETDARVKETTATMESLAAELRNEKVISTSAKELASRATRESAAIKRALQSLGCKVHFSGDGDRTVGIESNPTEIPQKSVYFSSKEESAGSGVSNEKSELSVSVTVLADDVSNNPINRFCESLCPLHTREGGCRWPDAACAQFGSQFVGLKANFDAFDRLSIYDRYFQPE, from the exons ATGGACCTGCCCAGGACTCGGGTGGGACGATCCACCTCACTTCGTGACCCTTCCGACACTCGATTCACTGACTCCGATAAAATTGAAGGCGCTGGTAGCTGGGAAACCCTTGAATGGACTAAAATTGAG CCTGTTTCGAGGTCGGTTCCACAAGGACTGCAAGGTTTCTTGCTCGAAGCTGAACGTGTTATCGTAGAG GGATGTGGTGTTGTTCTTGTTAATACTGATGAGGCAGGGACCTTGTTTGTGACGAACTTTCGTCTTCTTTTCCTG AGTGATGGTTCGAGGAATGTAATTGCACTTGGAACCATACCTTTGGCAACAATTGAGAAATTCAACAAGATT GTTATGAAGCTTCCAGCAGCTCCTAGGCAAACTGACAGGAGTCCTTCCCGCCGACTGCTTCAGGTCATTG GCAAGGATATGAGAATAATTGTTTTTGGTTTTCGGCCTCGAACAAAGCAG AGGCGTGCTGTATATGATGCATTATTGAGGTGCACAAAGCCATTAAGGATTTGGGATCTTTATGCTTTTGCTTCTGGCCCTTCCACATTCACTAACAGCGATCCTAAAGTGCGGTTATTGGATGAGTATTTCCGGCTTCTAGGTCTGAGTTCGTATCATGCTTCAACAAGAATGATTGAAGATGGGTCATTCACTTTGTCCAATGAGTTGTGGAGGATCAGCAGTCTGAATTCAAGTTATACTATGTGTCCTACCTATCCATTTGCATTGCTGATCCCAAGATCTACAAG TGATGAAGAATTGCTGCAGGCTAGTACATTCCGTGGGCGGTGTCGGTTGCCTGTTATTACTTGGTGTAACCGAG GTGCTGTACTGGCGAGATCAGCTCAACCTCTTGTTGGCATTATGATGAATATGAGGAG CAATGCTGATGAGAAGCTAGTAGCTGCACTGTGCACTCAAATTTTTGGATCAAGGGAGCAGCGAAG GAAGCTGTACATTGCCGATGCAAGGCCTCGTAAGAATGCTTTAGCAAATGGAGCCATGGGGGGTGGATCAGAGTCATCTTCTAATTATTTTCAATCTGAG ATTGTTTTTTTCGGGATAGATAACATACATGCAATGAGGGAGAGTCTTGTTCGACTAAGAGACTACCTGGATACGCATGGTTCCACTTCATCCGATGGAATGTCATCATTTTTG AGGCACGGGGGATGGACTTGGGGAGGTGGTAACCTTAGTAGTATGTCTGCCTCAGTTTCAACGCTTGGAGACAGCGGTTGGTTAATACATGTCCAGAGTGTCTTGGCTGGTTCTGCTTGGATTGCAGCACGTGTCGCTTTGGAATCAGCATCAGTTCTTGTTCACTGCAG TGATGGATGGGATAGAACCACTCAGTTGGTCTCACTCGCCAGTTTATTGCTTGATCCATACTATCGGACAATTAAAGGTTTTCAG GCACTTGTGGAAAAAGATTGGCTAGCATTTGGCCACCCATTTGCAGATCGTGCTGGAATGCCATCTCTATCTGGAAGTGGCAGCATGCCTTTTGAGTTGTCTCGTCAGTCTTCCACAGGGAGCTTCTCTTCATCACCCTCACGCCAAGCATCAGGGTCATTTACATCTCAAGCTCCAGCTACATCACATACACAGAATAATTATTCACCTATCTTTTTGCAG TGGGTTGATTGTGTTTCACAGTTGTTACGGCTGTATCCACTTGCCTTCGAGTTCTCCTCA GGATTCCTAGTGGACTTATTGGATTCTATCCTTTCATGCCGTTTTGGAAACTTCTTGTGCAACAG TGAGAAGGAAAGGCAGCAAGCTGGTATTTCTGATTCCTGTGGCTGCTTATGGGTGTACATGGCTGATATGAGAGCTTCGCATGGAGGTTATCATGTGCATTACAATCCTTTCTATGAACCATCTAAACACAATGGTCCACTACTACCACCTGCAGCGGCTTTGGCCCCAACAGTTTGGCCACAGTTCCACCTTCGATGGGCTTGCCCAATGGAGTCTCAGGCTGGAGAGCTTGAAGCACAATGTCGGAACATGAGTAAAAGGTTTACTGAATTGCAGAAG GCAAAAGAAGAGACTGATGCAAGAGTTAAAGAAACCACTGCTACTATGGAGTCCTTGGCTGCTGAGTTGCGGAATGAGAAGGTCATCAGTACATCAGCAAAGGAGTTGGCCAGCCGGGCCACCAGGGAGAGTGCAGCAATAAAGCGCGCACTACAATCACTGGGGTGTAAAGTGCACTTCTCTGGAGATGGTGACCGCACTGTTGGCATTGAAAGTAATCCAACTGAAATTCCTCAAAAATCTGTGTACTTTTCATCTAAGGAGGAATCAGCTGGTAGTGGTGTCAGTAATGAGAAATCAGAGCTCTCTGTTTCGGTCACCGTTTTGGCAGATGATGTTTCCAATAATCCAATTAACCGATTTTGTGAATCTTTATGTCCATTACATACTAGGGAGGGAGGTTGCAGATGGCCTGATGCTGCCTGTGCTCAATTTGGGAGTCAATTTGTTGGATtaaaagcaaattttgatgcGTTTGATCGGCTGTCTATATATGATAGGTATTTCCAGCCAGAGTAG
- the LOC113725719 gene encoding phosphatidylinositol-3-phosphatase myotubularin-1 isoform X3: MKLPAAPRQTDRSPSRRLLQVIGKDMRIIVFGFRPRTKQRRAVYDALLRCTKPLRIWDLYAFASGPSTFTNSDPKVRLLDEYFRLLGLSSYHASTRMIEDGSFTLSNELWRISSLNSSYTMCPTYPFALLIPRSTSDEELLQASTFRGRCRLPVITWCNRDTGAVLARSAQPLVGIMMNMRSNADEKLVAALCTQIFGSREQRRKLYIADARPRKNALANGAMGGGSESSSNYFQSEIVFFGIDNIHAMRESLVRLRDYLDTHGSTSSDGMSSFLRHGGWTWGGGNLSSMSASVSTLGDSGWLIHVQSVLAGSAWIAARVALESASVLVHCSDGWDRTTQLVSLASLLLDPYYRTIKGFQALVEKDWLAFGHPFADRAGMPSLSGSGSMPFELSRQSSTGSFSSSPSRQASGSFTSQAPATSHTQNNYSPIFLQWVDCVSQLLRLYPLAFEFSSGFLVDLLDSILSCRFGNFLCNSEKERQQAGISDSCGCLWVYMADMRASHGGYHVHYNPFYEPSKHNGPLLPPAAALAPTVWPQFHLRWACPMESQAGELEAQCRNMSKRFTELQKAKEETDARVKETTATMESLAAELRNEKVISTSAKELASRATRESAAIKRALQSLGCKVHFSGDGDRTVGIESNPTEIPQKSVYFSSKEESAGSGVSNEKSELSVSVTVLADDVSNNPINRFCESLCPLHTREGGCRWPDAACAQFGSQFVGLKANFDAFDRLSIYDRYFQPE, translated from the exons ATGAAGCTTCCAGCAGCTCCTAGGCAAACTGACAGGAGTCCTTCCCGCCGACTGCTTCAGGTCATTG GCAAGGATATGAGAATAATTGTTTTTGGTTTTCGGCCTCGAACAAAGCAG AGGCGTGCTGTATATGATGCATTATTGAGGTGCACAAAGCCATTAAGGATTTGGGATCTTTATGCTTTTGCTTCTGGCCCTTCCACATTCACTAACAGCGATCCTAAAGTGCGGTTATTGGATGAGTATTTCCGGCTTCTAGGTCTGAGTTCGTATCATGCTTCAACAAGAATGATTGAAGATGGGTCATTCACTTTGTCCAATGAGTTGTGGAGGATCAGCAGTCTGAATTCAAGTTATACTATGTGTCCTACCTATCCATTTGCATTGCTGATCCCAAGATCTACAAG TGATGAAGAATTGCTGCAGGCTAGTACATTCCGTGGGCGGTGTCGGTTGCCTGTTATTACTTGGTGTAACCGAG ATACAGGTGCTGTACTGGCGAGATCAGCTCAACCTCTTGTTGGCATTATGATGAATATGAGGAG CAATGCTGATGAGAAGCTAGTAGCTGCACTGTGCACTCAAATTTTTGGATCAAGGGAGCAGCGAAG GAAGCTGTACATTGCCGATGCAAGGCCTCGTAAGAATGCTTTAGCAAATGGAGCCATGGGGGGTGGATCAGAGTCATCTTCTAATTATTTTCAATCTGAG ATTGTTTTTTTCGGGATAGATAACATACATGCAATGAGGGAGAGTCTTGTTCGACTAAGAGACTACCTGGATACGCATGGTTCCACTTCATCCGATGGAATGTCATCATTTTTG AGGCACGGGGGATGGACTTGGGGAGGTGGTAACCTTAGTAGTATGTCTGCCTCAGTTTCAACGCTTGGAGACAGCGGTTGGTTAATACATGTCCAGAGTGTCTTGGCTGGTTCTGCTTGGATTGCAGCACGTGTCGCTTTGGAATCAGCATCAGTTCTTGTTCACTGCAG TGATGGATGGGATAGAACCACTCAGTTGGTCTCACTCGCCAGTTTATTGCTTGATCCATACTATCGGACAATTAAAGGTTTTCAG GCACTTGTGGAAAAAGATTGGCTAGCATTTGGCCACCCATTTGCAGATCGTGCTGGAATGCCATCTCTATCTGGAAGTGGCAGCATGCCTTTTGAGTTGTCTCGTCAGTCTTCCACAGGGAGCTTCTCTTCATCACCCTCACGCCAAGCATCAGGGTCATTTACATCTCAAGCTCCAGCTACATCACATACACAGAATAATTATTCACCTATCTTTTTGCAG TGGGTTGATTGTGTTTCACAGTTGTTACGGCTGTATCCACTTGCCTTCGAGTTCTCCTCA GGATTCCTAGTGGACTTATTGGATTCTATCCTTTCATGCCGTTTTGGAAACTTCTTGTGCAACAG TGAGAAGGAAAGGCAGCAAGCTGGTATTTCTGATTCCTGTGGCTGCTTATGGGTGTACATGGCTGATATGAGAGCTTCGCATGGAGGTTATCATGTGCATTACAATCCTTTCTATGAACCATCTAAACACAATGGTCCACTACTACCACCTGCAGCGGCTTTGGCCCCAACAGTTTGGCCACAGTTCCACCTTCGATGGGCTTGCCCAATGGAGTCTCAGGCTGGAGAGCTTGAAGCACAATGTCGGAACATGAGTAAAAGGTTTACTGAATTGCAGAAG GCAAAAGAAGAGACTGATGCAAGAGTTAAAGAAACCACTGCTACTATGGAGTCCTTGGCTGCTGAGTTGCGGAATGAGAAGGTCATCAGTACATCAGCAAAGGAGTTGGCCAGCCGGGCCACCAGGGAGAGTGCAGCAATAAAGCGCGCACTACAATCACTGGGGTGTAAAGTGCACTTCTCTGGAGATGGTGACCGCACTGTTGGCATTGAAAGTAATCCAACTGAAATTCCTCAAAAATCTGTGTACTTTTCATCTAAGGAGGAATCAGCTGGTAGTGGTGTCAGTAATGAGAAATCAGAGCTCTCTGTTTCGGTCACCGTTTTGGCAGATGATGTTTCCAATAATCCAATTAACCGATTTTGTGAATCTTTATGTCCATTACATACTAGGGAGGGAGGTTGCAGATGGCCTGATGCTGCCTGTGCTCAATTTGGGAGTCAATTTGTTGGATtaaaagcaaattttgatgcGTTTGATCGGCTGTCTATATATGATAGGTATTTCCAGCCAGAGTAG